GCTGACAAAAAGCAATAATCTCAGGAAATAAATGATTTAAATTATTGCCATTTCTACTTATAAGCATTGGCTGTTCGACCCATTCTAATAGACATCTAAAACCATCATATTTTGTTTCATAAAGCCATTCATCTCCTTCAGGAATGTCAAGTGCCTCTGTTAAAAGCATTGGTTTCAATAAAAACACCTCATTTGCTTTTTCCAACAGTTTTTGTTGATTTTCATTTAAGATACATAAAAATAATGAAAATATAGCATAGTAAGAAAAACGAGGTGACATCAATGCATACAGTGTGGAAAGGTAGCATTTCATTTGGTCTTGTCAATATACCAGTGAAGCTACATGCTGCAACGGAAAATAAAGATATTAAATTACGCCAGCTTCATAAAGAATGTCATACGCCGATTAGCTATAAAAAAGTTTGTGAAGGCTGTAATCAAGAAGTAAAAGAAGAAGATATCGTCAAGGCCTATGAATATGCCAAAAATAAGTTTGTCGTTTTAGATCAAGAAGAATTGGAAAACTTACGCAAGGAAAATGAAGATAAGGCTGTAGAAATTATTGATTTTGTCAAATTAACGGAGATTGATCCCATTTATTTTGAACGTACTTATTTTTTATCGCCGGATACTACTGGCAGTAAGGCCTATGCCCTATTACGTCAAACATTGGAGCAATCCGGCAAGATTGGTGTAGCCAAAATTATTATTCGCTCTAAGGAGCAGTTGGCCGTTGTCCGCGTTTATCAAAATGCCTTAGTAATGGAAACCATCCATTATCCTGATGAGGTTAGAAGTGTAAGCGATGTACCAAATATTCCAAGTGAACAAACAGTTGTACCAAAAGAGCTGGAGACCGCCCTAATG
This genomic stretch from Lysinibacillus pakistanensis harbors:
- a CDS encoding Ku protein yields the protein MHTVWKGSISFGLVNIPVKLHAATENKDIKLRQLHKECHTPISYKKVCEGCNQEVKEEDIVKAYEYAKNKFVVLDQEELENLRKENEDKAVEIIDFVKLTEIDPIYFERTYFLSPDTTGSKAYALLRQTLEQSGKIGVAKIIIRSKEQLAVVRVYQNALVMETIHYPDEVRSVSDVPNIPSEQTVVPKELETALMLVEQLTTEFNPDKYTDDYRNALMELIEEKKATSTISTSDKRPVPDNVTDLMTALQASLDKTKKPAPRKRTTRTKKNA